Below is a genomic region from Hippea sp. KM1.
AACACAAAGGCTTATGCGGTAAGCGGCGGCGAAAGAAGGAGAGTGGAGGTTGCAAGGGCTCTTGCGACAAAGCCTAAATTTATACTGCTGGATGAGCCGTTTGCAGGCATCGACCCCATTATTGTGGATGAGTTGAAGGGCATAATCAAGGATCTGGCAAAAAGGGGCATAGGCATAATCATAACGGATCACAATGTCAGGGAGATACTCGATATAGTCGACAGGGCCTATCTGTTGTTTGATGGAAAGATAGTTAGGGAAGGGAAGCCCGATGAGCTAACGCAGGATGAAAAGGTCATAGATATGTATTTAGGTAAAAGGTTTTGCCTATGATCGATTTAAGAACGACGCTGGATACCAATTTAGGCCTTATATTGACGCCGCGGCTCGATTTATCGCTTAAGATATTATCGATGAATGTTGTCCAGATAGAGCAGAAGATAAAGGAATTAATGACAGAGAACCCCCTGATTAAGCTGGATGAGGATGTAAAGGTAAAAAAGCAACCTTTAATCGAGGATAAATTTAAAGAGATAGAAGACTCGTTTCGGCAGCATTTTGATGGTGAGGATGCTGTATCCGATATTATCGAGGCCACCGTTTCGGATACTCAAAGCATCGAGGATAGCCTGCTTATGCAGTTGGGTTTTGAGATGAGCTTAAGCGATACCGATAGGGCTATTGCAGAAGGCCTCATTTACAACATGGATGAGAAGGGCTTTTTGTCTGTAAAGCCTGAAGATATTGCTCTAAATTTAGGTGTAGGTTTAGAGAGGGTTGAATTGATAAGAAGGCAGATTATGAACCTTGAGCCTATCGGTTGCTGTAGTCTAAATACGGAGGAGTTTTTGCTCCATCAGGCCTCATTTGAAGCCGATTCGGGGATGAGAGAGCGGTTAGAGGAGTTTATCAAGGGTTTAAATAACCTTACCAGGCCGGATCTAAAAAGGCTTAAGGAGAGGCTTGGCTGGGATGATGGGCTATTTGAGGTGGTTGTTGAGCGATTTAAGGAGTTTATACTCTATCCGCTTGAATATTACAATCCCGAGGGCTCTATTAGCTATATCGAGCCGGATGTTTTTGTTAAAAGGGTAGGTTCTTCCCTTGTTGCCATATTGAACGATAGAAGCTTAAGCGGCTTTGGTATAGATGAGGAGATGTTAAACCTCTATCTGAAGGATGAAAACGCCAATGATTTTATTAAGGAGAAATACAGACAGGCCAGGGAGTTTATGGTTGCCATATCGAACAGAAATAAAACGCTTCTCAAGACCGTTAATGTTATATTGCAAAAACAGAGCAGGTTTTTTGAGGATGGCACCATATTGCCGTTAACCAGAAAAGAGGTGGCATCTATTTTGGGCTTTAATGTCTCAACCATTACCCGTGCTGTCTCCAATAAGTATTTGGAGTATAGGGGTAGCGTATTCCCGTTGAGCAAGTTCTTCTCAAGCGGTGTTTCTGAGGATGTATCGAAGGATTATGTTAAAGGGCTTATAAGGGATATGATAGAGAAGGAGGATAAGTCAAATCCGCTCAGTGATGACCAGATAAGGGGCATGCTCTCTAAAAAGGGTATAAAACTAACCAGAAGAACGATAACCAAATACAGGAAAGAGATGAATATTCCAAGCAGTAGGGAAAGAAGATGTCAAAATATACTATAGCGATTCTCAATTTGCTCTCATCGAAGGACTATAAACCGTTGAACGGTTCTGAGATTCGAAGGGCATTGGGTATATCAAAGAAGAGAAAGACGGCTTTCTATAAAGAGTTAAGAAGGCTAAAAAAACAGGGCAAGATAAAAAAGATCTCAAAGAGCCGATACATAATAGCCAAAAAGACATCCGTGGGCCACATCTTGAAGGGTATCCTTATCAGGAAGGGCGGTTTTTTCTATTTGGTTGATAAGGAGGATGAGGTTAAGCTTCCAAGGCTTATCAACACCGTGGGTGCGACCGAAGGTGATGAGGTTATTGTAAAGCTCAACAAGAGTGGCATCGGTATTACATCAAAGGTTGTTAAGGTTCTAAAGAGGAAGCTTAAGCAGGTGATCGGCTATCTTGTTAAGTCGCCACAGGGTTGGATAGTTAATCCAACAGAGAAGAAGATACCCTTTGTGGTCAAGGTTAAGCAAACTGATCAGAAGCTTAAAGAGGGCTGGCTGGTTCTGGCTAAAATCACATCCTTTGCAGAATCGAAGCATGCGGATGTAAGGGGTCAGATAGTTAAGGTGTACGGCGACCCTTACAATATAGAGATAGACAGGGAAGTGGTAATAGATAAATTTGGTCTGCCGAGTGAGTTTTCTTCTGAAATCGAAAGGGAGCTTGAGAATATCAATAAGCCCGGTGAGGGTGATTTTAAAGACAGGACGGACTTTAGAGGCCTTTATACCATAACGATAGACGGCGAAGACGCTAAGGATTTTGACGATGCGGTTGATATAGAAAAAACCGAGGATGGCTTTAGGCTCTATGTTCATATAGCCGATGTTTCCCACTATGTAAAACCGGGCATGGAGTTGGATGGTGAGGCATTGAGGAGGGGTTTTAGCGTCTATTTTCCTGAGGGTGTCATACCCATGTTGCCGTTTAAGCTTTCCAACGATATCTGCTCGCTGGTGCCTGGTGAGGATAGGCTAACGGTTAGTGTGATTATGGATATATCCAAGCGGGGCTCCATAAAATCATACAAGCTAACAAAGAGCATAATCAGAAACAAAAGACGGATGACATATAAGGCCGTTCAAGGCATATTAGATGGGAATATAAAGGATGAGGATTGGCTTAAGGATAGGCTTTTGTTGATGAGGGAGCTTGCAAAGAAGCTAAGGAGTCGGAGGTTTAAAAAGGGGAGCCTGGATTTAGATATACCCGAGCCGAAGGTGATTATGGAGGATGGCAGGATAGTCGATATAACCGAAAGGGAGCATATGTTTGCCCACTCCATAATAGAGGAGTTCATGCTTGCGGCCAACCTCTGCGTTGCGGATTTTCTATCCAAACATTACGATACATACATAAGAAGGATACACGAGGATCCAGACCCGCAGAAATTGAGCATACTTTTGGCATTTTTAAGGAAGATGGGCATAAGGGTTGAGCTGCCAGATGAGTTTACCTCCAAAGAATTGCAGAAGATCTTAAAGGCTGTAAAGGATGAGAAGCTAAAAAAGATAGTATCCCAATTGATGTTGAGATCCCTAAAGAGAGCCGAATATTCCCTAAAGGATGAGGGGCATTTTGCGCTCCATTTCGATAACTATACCCATTTTACATCACCCATTCGCAGGTATCCAGACCTGATCGTGCACAGAATGGTCAAGGCCGTTCTTGATAAGATCAGGCAGTCCTTTGATGACCTTAATATGGCGGTTGAGGTGATTAAAGAGAGGGAGTTGACAACAGAGAGTGCAATGTTCTATATGAATGATATAAAGGCTGCTCACTTCATGAAGCAGTTTATTGGCTATGAGTTTGATGCAACCATTACAACCATAGTGCCGAGTGGTTTCTTTATCAGGTTGAAGGATTATTTTGTTGAGGGTTTTGTTGCTGCCTCAAGCTTAAAAGACGACTATTATGAATATGTCGAATACGCCTATGCCATGGTGGGCAAGAGAAAGAAGAGGGTGTTTAAGCTTGGCGATGATGTAAGGGTCGTTTTGATAGGTGTCGATAAGTTTGCCGCAGAGATAGATTTTACCGTATTATAAATGGGTGTTGTTAATATAGGTTTTGGGAATTTTATAAATGCCGATAGGGTTGTTGCCATAGTGAATCCGACATCTGCGCCCATAAAGAGGCTAAAGGAGCAGCTTCAGCAGGAGGGCAAGATCATAGATGCAACCCAGGGCAGAAAGACCCGGGCTATTATCATTATGGATTCAGGGCATGTGATACTATCCGGTATAGCAGTCAATACGCTGGCAGAAAGGATGGAGCGATGAGGGGTGTTATATTTGTGGTTTCATCACCCACAGGAGCGGGCAAAACGACCATATGCAGCGCCATCAAAAGCAGAAGATCTGATGTGGAGAGGGTTATAACCCATACCACAAGGAAACCACGAGAGGGCGAAAGGGACGGCGTTGATTACTATTTTGTTGATGTAGACACATTTAAGGATAAGCTAAAAAAGGGCGAGTTTGTTGAGTATGCGGTGGTTCATGGACACTATTACGGCACCACGAAAGGGGCTTTAAACGATGTAATTAACTCAGGTAAACACCCGTTGCTTGCCATTGATGTGCAGGGTGCAAGGAATGTGATGAATACATTTGACAGAGTCGTCAGTATATTTATACTTCCACCGTCGTTTGATGAGTGGATTAGGAGGATTCAAAACGACAAAAAGAGGGACAACATGGTTGTCAGGATGAAGACGGCTTTGAAGGAGTTGGGTGAGCTTGAGGTTTTTGATTACTGTATAGTGAACGACAGACTAAACGAGGCTGTGGAATCCCTCAATGAGATTATCGATTCATCCTTGCTTAGAATGTCCTTTTTTGCTGATAAATACCTAAAGGTTGCAGACGATTTGAGAATAAGGGTTAAAGAATATCTGGAGGTGAACGATGGAAGTATTTATACCTGAGATAATAAACGGCGCCTTGAAGCACTTTCCCAGCAGGTATGAGCTTGTAAGGGTTGCAGCGATTAGGGCAAATTCTCTGTTTAAAGGGGATAAGCCGCTTGTGAGCGGTTCTGTTGCATCCAGACATAAAAACACTGTTGTTAGCCTTATAGAGATTAAAGAGGGATTGTG
It encodes:
- the rpoN gene encoding RNA polymerase factor sigma-54, translating into MIDLRTTLDTNLGLILTPRLDLSLKILSMNVVQIEQKIKELMTENPLIKLDEDVKVKKQPLIEDKFKEIEDSFRQHFDGEDAVSDIIEATVSDTQSIEDSLLMQLGFEMSLSDTDRAIAEGLIYNMDEKGFLSVKPEDIALNLGVGLERVELIRRQIMNLEPIGCCSLNTEEFLLHQASFEADSGMRERLEEFIKGLNNLTRPDLKRLKERLGWDDGLFEVVVERFKEFILYPLEYYNPEGSISYIEPDVFVKRVGSSLVAILNDRSLSGFGIDEEMLNLYLKDENANDFIKEKYRQAREFMVAISNRNKTLLKTVNVILQKQSRFFEDGTILPLTRKEVASILGFNVSTITRAVSNKYLEYRGSVFPLSKFFSSGVSEDVSKDYVKGLIRDMIEKEDKSNPLSDDQIRGMLSKKGIKLTRRTITKYRKEMNIPSSRERRCQNIL
- the rnr gene encoding ribonuclease R — its product is MSKYTIAILNLLSSKDYKPLNGSEIRRALGISKKRKTAFYKELRRLKKQGKIKKISKSRYIIAKKTSVGHILKGILIRKGGFFYLVDKEDEVKLPRLINTVGATEGDEVIVKLNKSGIGITSKVVKVLKRKLKQVIGYLVKSPQGWIVNPTEKKIPFVVKVKQTDQKLKEGWLVLAKITSFAESKHADVRGQIVKVYGDPYNIEIDREVVIDKFGLPSEFSSEIERELENINKPGEGDFKDRTDFRGLYTITIDGEDAKDFDDAVDIEKTEDGFRLYVHIADVSHYVKPGMELDGEALRRGFSVYFPEGVIPMLPFKLSNDICSLVPGEDRLTVSVIMDISKRGSIKSYKLTKSIIRNKRRMTYKAVQGILDGNIKDEDWLKDRLLLMRELAKKLRSRRFKKGSLDLDIPEPKVIMEDGRIVDITEREHMFAHSIIEEFMLAANLCVADFLSKHYDTYIRRIHEDPDPQKLSILLAFLRKMGIRVELPDEFTSKELQKILKAVKDEKLKKIVSQLMLRSLKRAEYSLKDEGHFALHFDNYTHFTSPIRRYPDLIVHRMVKAVLDKIRQSFDDLNMAVEVIKERELTTESAMFYMNDIKAAHFMKQFIGYEFDATITTIVPSGFFIRLKDYFVEGFVAASSLKDDYYEYVEYAYAMVGKRKKRVFKLGDDVRVVLIGVDKFAAEIDFTVL
- a CDS encoding DUF370 domain-containing protein — its product is MGVVNIGFGNFINADRVVAIVNPTSAPIKRLKEQLQQEGKIIDATQGRKTRAIIIMDSGHVILSGIAVNTLAERMER
- the gmk gene encoding guanylate kinase, which encodes MRGVIFVVSSPTGAGKTTICSAIKSRRSDVERVITHTTRKPREGERDGVDYYFVDVDTFKDKLKKGEFVEYAVVHGHYYGTTKGALNDVINSGKHPLLAIDVQGARNVMNTFDRVVSIFILPPSFDEWIRRIQNDKKRDNMVVRMKTALKELGELEVFDYCIVNDRLNEAVESLNEIIDSSLLRMSFFADKYLKVADDLRIRVKEYLEVNDGSIYT
- the rpoZ gene encoding DNA-directed RNA polymerase subunit omega → MEVFIPEIINGALKHFPSRYELVRVAAIRANSLFKGDKPLVSGSVASRHKNTVVSLIEIKEGLWKKK